GAGGAGAAACCATTACCTGGATTTGGGTGAGGATGCGGCAACCTCTTGGGAGTCGCGGGACTCCCGCTTGTCGAAGGATTCCGACGCGAAGTACGCCAGCCCCCGGCAGCCGCTGTGCGCGATGCAGGAATCGCAATCGACGGGCACCGAGTGGATCGCCTCGACGACCCGCATCCGCTGCGGCGACCCCCAGATCCTCTCGAACGGGGTTTCGAGGAGATTCCCCAGGCGGATGGGGATGGAGTCGCATGGATAGACGTTGCCGTCCCAGTCTACGTAGGCAAGCCGCGATCCCGCCTCGCAGCCGGAAAACTCGACGCGCTTTCCCCCTTCATCCGGAAAAACATTCCGCAGGAGCCGGCAGAGGAAGAAATCGTGGACGACGATCCGCTTCCCGACCAGGGAAATCCGTGAGGGGTTCAATTTCCGCGACATCTCCCGAAACTGCCCGGAGCTTGCGACCGGGATGTGCCCCACCGCGGCAAGGGCGCGGACGGCGTTGACGTTGGGAAGATGTAACTCCTTCGCGCCGCTTT
This genomic window from Candidatus Deferrimicrobiaceae bacterium contains:
- a CDS encoding SPASM domain-containing protein translates to EFFLPTHVRWDVDFGGRVGRPKRIARQIREIAPQFVELRIEGDKGIDELSAIFTEIHKCNPKIEATVGLTARAVAASRWGYPIIFLWAIEGGNTFSRCLPEDARAVSFAPDEETIHLLPQVLEDFAESGAKELHLPNVNAVRALAAVGHIPVASSGQFREMSRKLNPSRISLVGKRIVVHDFFLCRLLRNVFPDEGGKRVEFSGCEAGSRLAYVDWDGNVYPCDSIPIRLGNLLETPFERIWGSPQRMRVVEAIHSVPVDCDSCIAHSGCRGLAYFASESFDKRESRDSQEVAASSPKSR